A part of Halobacillus shinanisalinarum genomic DNA contains:
- a CDS encoding DUF2507 domain-containing protein, producing the protein MGKNIARETNLSTWEELYEFFQYMGWGELTLIKEKKKEIIFQLKGHIIEKRLSQKLYQVDFRLECGFLAQMTQVITGDTYECLEEKNLKGSVVEITAIKG; encoded by the coding sequence ATGGGCAAAAACATCGCCCGCGAAACTAACCTTTCAACATGGGAAGAACTCTACGAATTCTTTCAATACATGGGGTGGGGAGAGCTCACACTTATAAAAGAAAAGAAAAAAGAAATTATTTTTCAATTAAAAGGGCATATCATTGAAAAACGTTTAAGTCAAAAGCTATACCAAGTTGATTTTCGACTAGAATGTGGATTTTTAGCACAAATGACCCAGGTTATTACTGGTGATACATATGAATGTCTAGAAGAAAAGAATCTTAAAGGTAGCGTGGTTGAAATCACAGCAATAAAGGGGTGA
- the uvrC gene encoding excinuclease ABC subunit UvrC, whose product MNANIKEKLAVLPDQPGCYLMKDKNETIIYVGKSKVLKNRVRSYFTGAHDGKTQRLVREIIDFEYIVTTSDMEALILEMNLIKKYDPKYNVLLKDDKTYPYLKVTAERHPKLIVTRKVKKDKGKYYGPYPNVIAARETKKLLDRLYPLRKCNTMPDRVCLYYHMHQCLGPCEFPVSNETNQEIVQSITSFLNGGHKEIKKDLQQQMYKASEELDFERASELRDQIEHIESVMEQQKMTLNDEVDRDVFGYSYDKGWMCVQVFFIRQGKLIERDVALFPFFDDPEETFLSYIGRFYLHQNHPYPKQVLVPVGTNSEVLEGAIDTKVAIPMRGRKKELVELAKKNANIALEEKFALIERDEERTIKAVETLGEHLNIETPHRIEAFDNSNIQGTDPVSAMVVFIDGKPSKKDYRKYKVRDVKGPDDYDTMREVIRRRYSRVLKEGLPLPDLIVVDGGKGQMTVAMDVLENELGLDIPLCGLAKDDQHKTSELLYGETPLLVSLERNSQEFYLVQRIQDEVHRFAISFHRQLRSKGAIQSELDDIPGVGQKRRRLLLRHFKSVKDIKDASMSDLTRLGIPEPVADQILTHLNEEEKPAE is encoded by the coding sequence ATGAACGCGAATATTAAAGAGAAGCTTGCCGTTTTACCTGATCAGCCTGGGTGCTATCTTATGAAAGATAAGAACGAGACAATTATTTATGTAGGAAAATCGAAGGTACTAAAAAATCGGGTCCGCTCCTATTTTACAGGAGCCCATGATGGGAAAACACAGCGGCTGGTAAGGGAAATTATTGATTTTGAATACATTGTGACAACTTCGGATATGGAAGCTTTAATTTTAGAAATGAATTTAATAAAAAAATATGATCCAAAATACAATGTGCTTTTAAAGGATGATAAAACGTATCCCTATTTAAAGGTAACAGCTGAAAGACATCCGAAGTTGATCGTGACGAGAAAGGTGAAGAAAGATAAAGGAAAATATTATGGCCCCTATCCAAACGTAATTGCAGCTAGGGAGACGAAAAAACTGCTTGACCGTTTATATCCACTCAGAAAGTGTAATACGATGCCTGACCGTGTGTGTCTTTATTATCACATGCACCAATGCTTAGGTCCGTGTGAGTTCCCTGTGTCGAATGAGACCAATCAGGAAATCGTGCAAAGTATTACCTCGTTTCTAAACGGCGGTCATAAAGAAATAAAGAAAGACTTGCAGCAGCAAATGTATAAAGCATCGGAAGAGTTGGATTTTGAACGGGCTAGTGAATTACGTGATCAAATTGAACATATTGAGTCGGTTATGGAACAACAGAAAATGACATTGAATGATGAGGTCGATCGTGATGTCTTTGGGTATTCCTATGATAAGGGATGGATGTGTGTCCAAGTCTTTTTCATAAGACAGGGGAAGCTGATTGAAAGAGATGTGGCTTTATTCCCGTTTTTCGATGATCCCGAAGAAACGTTCCTTAGCTATATAGGGAGGTTTTATCTGCATCAAAATCACCCTTATCCAAAGCAAGTCCTTGTTCCTGTAGGGACGAATTCAGAAGTCTTAGAAGGAGCCATTGATACAAAGGTTGCTATCCCGATGCGCGGCCGAAAAAAAGAGCTTGTGGAATTAGCCAAGAAAAACGCGAATATAGCCCTAGAGGAAAAATTTGCTTTAATCGAAAGGGATGAGGAGCGGACGATCAAGGCGGTGGAAACACTGGGGGAACATTTAAATATAGAGACGCCCCACCGTATTGAAGCATTTGATAATTCCAACATCCAAGGTACAGATCCTGTATCAGCTATGGTCGTGTTTATTGATGGAAAACCAAGTAAAAAGGACTATCGTAAATACAAGGTTCGTGACGTAAAAGGCCCCGATGATTATGACACGATGAGAGAAGTCATTCGCAGGCGTTACAGCCGCGTATTAAAAGAAGGCCTCCCCTTGCCTGACCTGATTGTAGTTGATGGAGGAAAGGGGCAGATGACGGTAGCGATGGACGTACTTGAAAATGAATTAGGTCTTGATATCCCATTGTGTGGGCTTGCTAAGGATGATCAGCATAAAACGAGTGAATTACTCTATGGCGAGACACCTTTACTAGTCAGCCTAGAACGAAATTCTCAAGAATTTTACCTGGTTCAGCGTATTCAGGATGAAGTTCACCGTTTTGCTATTTCTTTTCACAGACAACTTCGTAGCAAAGGGGCCATTCAATCCGAGCTGGATGATATTCCAGGGGTAGGTCAAAAACGCAGGAGGCTGTTGTTGCGCCACTTCAAATCCGTAAAAGACATAAAGGATGCCTCTATGTCTGATTTAACCCGCCTGGGAATTCCAGAGCCAGTAGCTGATCAAATTTTGACACATTTGAATGAAGAGGAAAAGCCAGCTGAATAA
- the trxA gene encoding thioredoxin, whose protein sequence is MAIVKGTDQNFTEETNEGLVIADFWAPWCGPCKMIAPVLEEISEEQGDQVKIVKLDVDENQETASKFGVMSIPTLLLFKDGKVVDQVIGFQPKEALDELITKHS, encoded by the coding sequence ATGGCAATTGTTAAAGGAACAGATCAAAACTTTACAGAAGAAACAAATGAAGGTCTTGTTATCGCAGATTTCTGGGCACCTTGGTGCGGACCCTGCAAAATGATTGCACCAGTTCTTGAGGAAATAAGCGAGGAGCAAGGCGATCAAGTGAAAATCGTAAAATTAGATGTTGATGAAAACCAAGAAACTGCAAGCAAGTTTGGTGTAATGAGTATTCCAACACTTCTTCTTTTTAAAGATGGAAAAGTTGTAGACCAAGTAATCGGGTTCCAACCTAAAGAAGCACTGGATGAATTAATTACGAAACATTCTTAA
- a CDS encoding electron transfer flavoprotein subunit alpha/FixB family protein yields MSKKVVVIGEAREGSLRNVTFEAIAAANIVSDGGEVVGVLCGNGDLSEMGQEMVYYGADRVITVSNEELKTYTTEGYGQAVYAVIEDESPEGIIMGHTSQGKDLTPKLASKLESGLISDATEIVAEGGNIVFTRPIYSGKAFEKKEITDGLVFATIRPNNIPAPNRDDSLAGAVTTKDVEIKSIRTIVKDIIRKSSDGVDLSEAKVIIAGGRGVKSAEGFEPLEELADVLGGTVGASRGACDAGYCDYSLQIGQTGKVVTPDLYIACGISGAIQHLAGMSNSKVIVAINKDPEANIFNVADYGIVGDLFDVVPQLIEEVKQMKVNA; encoded by the coding sequence ATGAGTAAAAAGGTAGTAGTAATCGGAGAAGCACGTGAAGGGTCGCTTAGAAATGTAACCTTTGAGGCCATTGCGGCAGCTAATATTGTCAGTGATGGAGGTGAAGTTGTAGGAGTACTCTGTGGAAATGGCGATTTAAGTGAAATGGGACAAGAAATGGTTTACTATGGAGCTGATCGGGTAATCACTGTTTCAAACGAAGAATTGAAAACGTATACAACGGAAGGTTACGGTCAAGCTGTTTACGCTGTCATTGAAGATGAGTCACCTGAAGGAATTATTATGGGGCACACGTCGCAAGGAAAGGATTTAACACCGAAACTTGCCAGTAAGCTTGAGTCAGGTCTGATTTCCGATGCAACAGAAATTGTAGCGGAAGGCGGAAACATTGTATTTACAAGACCGATTTATTCAGGGAAAGCTTTTGAGAAAAAGGAAATTACGGATGGACTTGTTTTTGCAACCATCCGTCCAAATAACATTCCAGCGCCGAATAGAGATGATTCTCTTGCGGGTGCAGTAACAACAAAAGATGTTGAAATTAAAAGCATTCGTACCATCGTAAAAGATATCATTCGTAAATCTTCAGATGGTGTTGATCTTTCTGAAGCTAAAGTTATTATCGCTGGCGGACGCGGTGTGAAGAGTGCCGAAGGATTTGAACCTCTGGAAGAACTTGCAGACGTTTTAGGAGGTACGGTCGGGGCATCAAGGGGAGCCTGTGATGCTGGATATTGCGACTACTCATTGCAAATTGGTCAAACGGGTAAAGTCGTGACTCCTGATTTGTATATTGCTTGCGGAATCTCAGGAGCCATTCAGCACTTAGCTGGAATGTCGAACTCCAAAGTTATTGTCGCGATTAATAAAGACCCTGAAGCGAACATCTTTAATGTAGCGGATTATGGCATTGTTGGTGACCTTTTTGATGTCGTACCGCAACTAATTGAAGAAGTTAAACAAATGAAAGTAAATGCATAA
- a CDS encoding electron transfer flavoprotein subunit beta/FixA family protein, whose product MNIYVLLKRTFDTEEKISISNGRIEEDGAEFIINPYDEYAVEEAINLRDEHGGEVTVVTIGEEDSEKQLRTALAMGADKAVLINTEDDLEEGDQYTTVKILEAFFADREVDIILGGNVAIDEASGQVGPRLAERLDIPFVTTITSIKVDGENVQIERDVEGDVEKVETTLPILVTCQQGLNEPRYPSLPGIMKAKKKPLEELEIDDLDLDEDDVEPKTKTTEIFLPPEKQAGKVLEGETEDQVKELVSLLKTEAKVL is encoded by the coding sequence ATGAATATTTATGTATTGCTTAAACGTACGTTTGACACAGAGGAAAAGATTTCAATCAGTAATGGCCGCATTGAAGAGGATGGGGCAGAGTTCATCATCAATCCTTATGATGAATATGCGGTAGAGGAAGCGATTAACCTTCGCGATGAGCATGGCGGAGAAGTTACTGTTGTTACAATTGGAGAAGAAGACTCCGAGAAACAACTGCGTACAGCACTTGCTATGGGAGCAGATAAAGCTGTTTTAATTAATACAGAAGATGATCTAGAAGAAGGCGATCAGTATACAACAGTTAAAATTCTTGAAGCTTTTTTTGCAGATCGTGAAGTAGATATTATTCTAGGAGGAAACGTAGCAATTGATGAAGCGAGCGGGCAAGTTGGACCTCGCCTAGCCGAACGCTTAGATATTCCTTTTGTTACAACGATTACGAGTATTAAAGTGGATGGGGAAAATGTTCAGATTGAACGCGATGTCGAAGGAGATGTTGAAAAAGTAGAGACAACACTACCTATACTCGTAACTTGCCAGCAAGGACTGAACGAACCTCGCTATCCTTCTCTTCCTGGCATCATGAAGGCAAAGAAAAAGCCACTTGAAGAGCTTGAAATTGATGACCTGGACCTAGACGAAGACGATGTTGAACCAAAAACGAAAACAACAGAAATCTTCTTACCACCTGAAAAACAGGCAGGTAAAGTATTAGAAGGCGAAACAGAAGACCAAGTAAAAGAGCTTGTATCTCTATTAAAAACGGAAGCGAAAGTACTTTAA
- a CDS encoding enoyl-CoA hydratase, which yields MSTVQFQKENHLARITIQSPPANPLSSTLLHDLAEIMDEIEKDSSIKAILIKGEGKFFSAGADIKEFTSFQDASDYEKLSSEGQELFNRIENFHIPVIAAIHGAALGGGLELAMSCHIRYVAEDAKLGLPELNLGIIPGFAGTQRLPRYVGTPKAYEMILTGVPINGEEAVAAGLANKSLPVDELFEAAEKLALQVAARSGPTIHQVMKLVPYAHTSQFPEGGKAEARAFGEVFGNDDAKEGIKAFMEKRKPAFKDQ from the coding sequence ATGTCGACTGTTCAATTCCAAAAAGAAAATCACCTTGCACGAATTACCATTCAAAGCCCACCGGCAAATCCTCTCTCTAGTACATTACTACATGATCTAGCAGAAATAATGGATGAAATAGAGAAAGATAGCAGCATCAAAGCCATCCTTATTAAAGGTGAGGGGAAATTTTTCTCAGCAGGGGCAGACATTAAAGAATTTACCTCCTTCCAAGATGCATCAGATTATGAGAAGCTATCTAGTGAAGGCCAAGAACTTTTTAATCGTATTGAGAACTTCCATATCCCAGTAATTGCTGCTATTCATGGAGCGGCCCTCGGTGGAGGACTTGAATTAGCGATGTCCTGCCATATTCGCTATGTTGCAGAAGACGCGAAGCTAGGGCTTCCGGAATTAAACTTAGGAATTATCCCTGGTTTTGCCGGCACCCAGCGTCTTCCTCGTTACGTTGGCACACCTAAGGCTTACGAAATGATTTTGACAGGTGTACCTATTAATGGTGAGGAAGCCGTTGCTGCAGGGCTTGCTAACAAAAGTCTCCCTGTTGATGAATTGTTCGAAGCAGCAGAGAAGCTTGCTTTACAAGTAGCAGCCAGAAGCGGCCCAACCATTCACCAGGTTATGAAGCTAGTCCCCTATGCCCACACAAGTCAATTTCCAGAGGGCGGTAAAGCGGAGGCTCGAGCGTTTGGGGAGGTCTTTGGAAATGATGATGCGAAGGAAGGCATTAAGGCCTTTATGGAAAAAAGAAAACCAGCATTTAAAGATCAATAG
- a CDS encoding TetR/AcrR family transcriptional regulator, producing MKKNKPKYKQIIDAAVVVIAENGYHSSQVSKIAKKAGVADGTIYLYFKNKEDILISLFQDKMGQLIEKIELETTSRQTAEEKLLTLVQTHFEQLAADHHLAIVTQLELRQSNKELRYKINEVLKGYMIVIDQILDEGIKEKIFRDNLNRKLVRQLIFGMMDEAITNWVMKEQRYNIVDQAKDVHSFIINGLALSRDVEE from the coding sequence ATGAAGAAAAACAAACCTAAATACAAACAAATTATTGACGCTGCGGTCGTTGTTATTGCTGAAAATGGATATCACTCTTCACAAGTTTCAAAAATAGCTAAAAAAGCGGGAGTGGCAGATGGAACCATTTACCTTTATTTTAAAAATAAAGAGGATATTTTAATCTCTTTATTTCAGGATAAAATGGGCCAGCTTATAGAGAAAATTGAACTAGAAACAACTTCCCGGCAGACAGCTGAAGAGAAATTGCTCACTTTAGTACAAACGCATTTCGAACAGCTGGCTGCCGATCATCACTTAGCCATTGTTACACAACTTGAACTTCGTCAATCGAACAAAGAGCTTCGTTACAAGATCAATGAAGTGTTAAAGGGCTACATGATAGTAATTGATCAAATCTTAGATGAAGGCATCAAAGAGAAGATTTTTCGCGACAACTTAAATCGAAAGCTCGTTCGTCAATTAATTTTTGGTATGATGGATGAGGCGATAACCAACTGGGTTATGAAGGAGCAGCGTTATAACATAGTAGACCAGGCGAAGGATGTCCATAGTTTTATTATTAATGGACTGGCCCTTTCGCGAGACGTAGAGGAGTGA
- a CDS encoding AMP-binding protein codes for MENAQRPWLKNYPPEIPITMQYDKRPLHRFLEESSTLYGEKKALHFMGKEMTFSEVFKETQLFASYLQKLGIEKGDRVSVMLPNCPQSVIAYYGILMAGGIVVQTNPLYMERELDYQLKDSGAKMIVCLDVLYPKVANVKPNTPLEHVIVTGIKDYLPFPKNKIYPFIQRRQYQLLVKPEQSQDTHLWKHILKNSSGQVSPVDIDPVEDLALLQYTGGTTGYPKGVMLSHYNLVANTQMSMAWMYKSQKGEEVVLAILPFFHVYGMTSVMNLSVMMGSKMILMPKFEPEDVLKAIEKLKPSLFPGAPTIYIALLNHPDLKKYDLSSIETCISGSAPLPVEVQEKFEKITGGNLIEGYGLTETSPVTHSNFIWENRVNGSIGVPWPDTDAMIFNMETDEEVELGEIGEIAVKGPQVMRGYWNRKEDTDNVLNTEGWFRTGDMGYMDEEGYFYVVDRKKDMIIAGGFNIYPREVEEVLYEHEAVQEAVIIGVPDAYRGETVKAFIVKKQSMDVTEEELNEFCRNNLAAFKVPRVYEFRNELPKTAVGKILRRTLVEEEKKKLGEAEPLQNL; via the coding sequence ATGGAAAATGCTCAACGACCGTGGCTAAAAAATTACCCGCCTGAAATTCCGATAACGATGCAATATGATAAACGACCATTGCATCGTTTCCTGGAGGAAAGTAGTACGTTATACGGAGAAAAGAAAGCGCTTCACTTTATGGGGAAAGAAATGACTTTTAGCGAAGTATTTAAAGAGACACAACTCTTTGCGAGCTATTTACAAAAGCTAGGGATTGAAAAAGGCGACCGTGTTTCAGTTATGCTTCCGAACTGCCCACAATCGGTCATTGCCTATTATGGAATCCTTATGGCAGGCGGTATCGTTGTGCAAACCAATCCATTATATATGGAACGCGAACTTGACTATCAGCTTAAAGATTCTGGGGCAAAAATGATCGTTTGTTTAGATGTTTTATATCCAAAAGTGGCTAATGTCAAACCGAATACCCCTTTAGAACATGTCATTGTAACAGGTATTAAAGACTACCTCCCCTTCCCTAAAAACAAAATCTACCCTTTTATTCAAAGACGTCAATATCAGCTGTTAGTAAAACCAGAGCAATCTCAAGATACTCATTTGTGGAAGCATATCCTGAAAAATAGCAGTGGGCAAGTATCGCCTGTTGATATTGATCCTGTTGAAGATCTGGCTTTACTACAATACACTGGTGGGACTACTGGCTATCCAAAAGGGGTCATGCTCAGCCACTATAACTTGGTAGCTAACACACAAATGTCGATGGCTTGGATGTATAAATCACAAAAAGGCGAGGAAGTTGTTCTGGCTATTTTACCATTTTTTCACGTCTATGGGATGACATCGGTGATGAATTTGTCTGTGATGATGGGCTCAAAAATGATCTTGATGCCCAAGTTTGAACCAGAAGATGTACTAAAGGCAATTGAGAAGCTAAAGCCATCCTTGTTTCCAGGAGCTCCCACTATCTATATTGCTCTGTTAAATCACCCTGACTTGAAGAAATACGACTTATCTTCTATTGAAACCTGTATTAGCGGTTCCGCACCTTTGCCTGTTGAGGTACAGGAGAAATTTGAGAAGATTACCGGCGGGAATCTAATTGAGGGGTATGGTTTAACAGAAACCTCACCTGTGACTCATTCTAACTTTATTTGGGAAAACCGAGTGAACGGAAGTATCGGTGTACCATGGCCAGATACAGACGCTATGATTTTTAACATGGAGACGGATGAGGAAGTTGAACTTGGCGAAATAGGTGAGATTGCCGTAAAAGGACCTCAAGTCATGAGAGGATATTGGAATCGTAAAGAGGATACAGACAACGTGCTTAATACGGAAGGCTGGTTCCGGACAGGTGACATGGGTTATATGGATGAAGAGGGCTATTTTTACGTGGTGGACCGAAAAAAAGATATGATTATAGCCGGAGGATTTAATATTTATCCTCGTGAGGTAGAAGAAGTTTTATATGAGCATGAAGCTGTGCAGGAGGCTGTAATTATCGGTGTACCAGATGCCTACCGTGGGGAGACAGTAAAGGCTTTTATCGTAAAGAAACAAAGTATGGATGTAACAGAAGAAGAATTAAATGAATTCTGCCGCAATAATCTGGCTGCGTTTAAAGTGCCGCGCGTCTATGAGTTCCGCAATGAATTGCCAAAGACGGCTGTAGGTAAAATCCTGCGCCGAACACTTGTTGAGGAGGAAAAGAAGAAGTTGGGAGAAGCTGAACCTTTGCAAAACTTATAG
- a CDS encoding DUF350 domain-containing protein yields MTGFWEHALVETAASYSVVVLCLVVFMAVFELVTTYNNWKEIKNGNVAVAMATGGKIFGIANIFRFSIQENDSLVQTMGWGLFGFLLLLIGYFIFEFLTPSFKIDDEIAEDNRAVGFISFIISVGLSYVIGSNII; encoded by the coding sequence ATGACAGGATTTTGGGAGCATGCACTCGTGGAAACAGCGGCAAGTTATAGTGTTGTTGTACTATGCTTGGTCGTATTTATGGCTGTATTCGAATTGGTGACCACGTATAATAACTGGAAAGAAATCAAGAACGGAAATGTGGCTGTCGCAATGGCGACTGGTGGAAAAATATTTGGGATTGCTAATATCTTCCGATTCTCTATACAAGAAAATGATTCGCTGGTTCAAACAATGGGATGGGGTTTGTTCGGATTTCTGTTGCTGCTTATCGGGTATTTTATTTTTGAATTCCTTACCCCCTCATTCAAGATCGATGATGAGATCGCAGAAGATAACCGTGCGGTAGGTTTCATTTCTTTTATTATTTCTGTCGGACTGTCTTACGTTATTGGGTCAAATATTATTTGA
- the polX gene encoding DNA polymerase/3'-5' exonuclease PolX translates to MAIDKKKVVKLLETIAVYLELKGENPFKTSAYRKAAQALERDDHSLNEIEDFKKMKGIGKGTAAVIDEYIENGESETLRQLQAEVPAGLIPLLDIQGLGGKKLAKLYQQLGVTDAESLKEALEQGKVEELEGFGKKSAEKILKTLKEAGSRPERLPIALMLPIAEKIETFLKKTKTIKRFSRAGSLRRMRETIKDLDFIIASNDPVQTKDELLAYPEVKEVVSSGETKVSIIVNEGYDIGIDFRIVAPHEFASTLHHFTGSKDHNVAMRQLAKQKQEKISEYGVENAETGEILTFETEEQFFHHFGLHFIPPEARENTGEVDAFKDSITLLKESDIRGDLHMHSTWSDGAQSIREMAEQSKAMGYEYIAITDHSKYLRIANGLNEERLRMQRKEIEKINNEMEDFHILAGIEMDILPDGSLDFDDDFLKEMDYVIASIHSSFNQSEEQIMKRLSAALENPHVDMIAHPTGRLIGRRSGYNVQLDKLIEGAKQTGTILELNANPNRLDLSWEWLMKAQQSGVMIAINTDAHSYSMLEHMEIGVGAARKGWLRKESVLNTMTKKQLMKRLGIS, encoded by the coding sequence ATGGCTATTGATAAAAAGAAAGTGGTTAAACTACTTGAAACCATTGCTGTTTACTTAGAACTTAAAGGGGAAAATCCATTTAAAACCTCTGCTTACCGAAAAGCTGCCCAAGCACTAGAGAGAGATGACCATTCATTAAATGAAATTGAGGATTTCAAAAAAATGAAGGGGATCGGTAAAGGGACAGCAGCAGTCATTGATGAATACATTGAAAATGGGGAATCAGAAACTCTTCGTCAATTACAGGCAGAAGTGCCAGCAGGATTAATCCCATTGCTGGACATTCAAGGGTTAGGCGGAAAAAAACTAGCAAAGCTTTACCAACAGTTAGGTGTAACAGATGCTGAATCATTAAAGGAAGCCCTCGAACAAGGAAAGGTGGAAGAGCTTGAAGGATTTGGCAAAAAGTCTGCAGAGAAAATACTGAAGACATTAAAGGAAGCTGGTTCAAGGCCTGAACGGCTGCCAATCGCACTGATGCTGCCGATCGCAGAGAAAATCGAAACCTTTTTAAAAAAGACAAAAACAATCAAACGCTTTTCCCGTGCAGGCAGTTTACGAAGAATGAGGGAAACAATTAAAGATCTCGACTTTATCATTGCTTCAAACGACCCAGTTCAAACAAAAGACGAACTGCTGGCCTACCCAGAAGTGAAAGAAGTGGTTTCCTCAGGTGAAACGAAAGTGTCTATCATTGTTAATGAAGGTTATGATATTGGCATTGATTTTCGAATCGTTGCACCACATGAATTTGCCTCAACTTTACATCACTTTACTGGTTCCAAAGACCATAATGTAGCAATGAGACAGTTAGCTAAACAAAAACAGGAGAAAATAAGTGAATACGGAGTGGAGAATGCGGAGACCGGTGAAATCCTAACCTTTGAAACAGAAGAACAGTTTTTCCACCACTTCGGCCTCCACTTTATCCCGCCAGAGGCTCGTGAAAATACTGGAGAAGTGGATGCGTTCAAAGATTCGATTACGCTTCTTAAGGAAAGTGATATCCGCGGTGATCTTCACATGCACTCAACGTGGAGTGATGGTGCACAATCGATCAGAGAGATGGCGGAGCAAAGTAAGGCAATGGGATATGAATACATTGCGATCACAGATCACTCCAAGTATCTACGAATAGCCAATGGACTAAATGAAGAGCGATTACGCATGCAAAGGAAAGAGATTGAAAAAATTAATAACGAGATGGAAGACTTTCATATTCTTGCTGGTATCGAAATGGACATTCTTCCTGATGGATCTTTAGACTTTGATGATGATTTCCTAAAAGAGATGGATTATGTCATCGCATCGATTCACTCAAGTTTTAATCAGTCAGAAGAACAAATCATGAAGCGGCTATCTGCGGCACTTGAAAACCCGCATGTTGATATGATTGCCCATCCCACTGGCCGGTTAATTGGCCGTAGAAGTGGTTACAACGTTCAATTGGACAAGTTGATTGAAGGGGCGAAGCAAACAGGGACAATTCTTGAGTTGAATGCTAATCCAAACCGATTGGATCTAAGTTGGGAATGGTTAATGAAGGCACAACAATCCGGTGTTATGATCGCTATTAATACGGACGCTCATAGTTATTCAATGCTCGAACATATGGAAATTGGTGTGGGAGCTGCACGAAAAGGATGGCTGCGTAAGGAATCGGTTCTCAATACGATGACGAAGAAACAGTTGATGAAACGTCTTGGCATCAGCTAG
- a CDS encoding CvpA family protein yields MIDLLLLIILFLGVMVGFRRGFILQLFHLIGFIAAFIVAVMYYDNLAPKLILWVPYPELPEGETWAIFMENLPLEQAFYNASAFAILFFGVKIILQIIASMLDFVSDLPVLKSLNSLLGGILGFVERYFLLFILLYIAALVPLGFVQNALDGSFLAQFIIERTPVLSSQIKTMWVEQVISLL; encoded by the coding sequence ATGATTGATTTACTACTTCTCATTATTTTATTTCTAGGAGTTATGGTGGGATTTAGAAGGGGCTTTATTCTTCAGTTGTTTCATCTAATTGGATTTATAGCTGCTTTTATCGTCGCTGTAATGTACTACGACAATTTAGCGCCTAAACTTATTCTCTGGGTGCCATATCCTGAACTTCCAGAAGGGGAAACCTGGGCGATATTTATGGAAAACCTGCCGCTTGAGCAGGCATTCTATAATGCCAGTGCCTTTGCGATATTGTTTTTTGGTGTGAAAATTATTCTGCAGATCATTGCTTCCATGCTGGATTTTGTTTCAGACTTGCCTGTACTGAAATCACTAAATAGTTTGCTGGGCGGTATTTTAGGTTTTGTAGAGAGATACTTTCTATTATTTATTCTTTTATACATAGCGGCACTAGTACCCTTAGGATTTGTTCAGAACGCCTTGGATGGTTCATTTCTTGCCCAGTTTATTATTGAGAGAACACCAGTACTCTCGAGCCAGATAAAGACGATGTGGGTTGAACAAGTGATTAGCTTGTTATAA
- the zapA gene encoding cell division protein ZapA produces MDVSQSDKNRRRITVEINNRSYTIIGQEEPHHIRMVSSLVDQKMREIHEANPSLDTAKLAVLTAVNTMNEYIKLKEECTELMNYIDKIEKEDDN; encoded by the coding sequence ATGGATGTGTCCCAATCAGATAAAAACAGAAGAAGAATCACAGTTGAGATTAACAATCGATCCTATACGATCATTGGTCAAGAAGAGCCGCACCATATCCGCATGGTATCCAGTCTTGTTGATCAGAAGATGCGTGAAATACATGAAGCTAATCCTAGTTTAGATACGGCTAAGCTGGCCGTTCTAACAGCAGTAAATACAATGAATGAATATATTAAATTGAAAGAAGAATGTACAGAATTAATGAATTATATAGATAAGATAGAGAAAGAGGACGACAACTAA